A section of the Phaseolus vulgaris cultivar G19833 chromosome 8, P. vulgaris v2.0, whole genome shotgun sequence genome encodes:
- the LOC137826783 gene encoding inactive protein RESTRICTED TEV MOVEMENT 2-like — MAQSAPNFEYQDFDPYFEWSEDEGSATLTVMLPGFTKEQLRVQVTSTPALRINGERQIIENKRRRFGREFSIPPYCDTNEVSAKFEGGVLTIKFPKLITLARAQSQVAPVSQKEKEEAQDQDHVDKQEPTSDEKEEKKTEGPKENEAISEEKEKGEKKEEVAPKEVAEKKVRTNVPETSQVKPKARMTQRLKTKVLDFTVSLRSVEDQDVKQGFGDNKCANLIKRPKILMNIGVVILLVMVVGLYVKNAFRSSQGGPEFEKFKEF; from the exons ATGGCACAATCAGCACCTAATTTTGAATACCAAGATTTTGATCCCTATTTTGAATGGTCTGAAGACGAAGGAAGTGCCACCCTCACTGTGATGCTGCCAG GATTCACAAAGGAACAACTGAGGGTTCAAGTGACTTCAACTCCTGCACTAAGGATCAATGGTGAACGACAGATTATTGAGAACAAGCGTCGTCGTTTTGGTAGAGAGTTCTCCATTCCCCCATATTGTGACACCAATGAAGTGAGTGCTAAGTTTGAGGGTGGTGTTCTAACCATCAAGTTTCCCAAGCTGATCACCCTTGCTAGGGCACAGTCACAGGTAGCTCCAGTGTCtcagaaagagaaagaagaagcaCAAGATCAAGATCATGTGGATAAGCAAGAGCCAACCAGtgatgaaaaagaagagaagaaaacagaAGGGCCGAAAGAGAATGAAGCAATTagtgaagagaaagaaaagggtgagaagaaagaagaagtggCACCTAAAGAAGTTGCTGAAAAGAAGGTGAGGACTAATGTGCCAGAAACATCACAAGTGAAGCCAAAAGCTAGGATGACTCAGAGACTGAAAACAAAGGTTTTAGATTTCACTGTGAGTTTGAGATCAGTGGAAGACCAAGATGTTAAGCAAGGGTTTGGTGATAACAAGTGTGCTAATCTGATTAAGAGGCCGAAGATCTTGATGAACATTGGTGTGGTGATCTTATTGGTTATGGTGGTAGGGTTGTATGTGAAAAATGCATTCAGGTCATCTCAGGGAGGACCAGAATTTGAGAAATTCAAGGAATTTTAA
- the LOC137827062 gene encoding putative ubiquitin-like-specific protease 1B isoform X2, with translation MKTTSEKKEWDTKDYCSFAKDLIPFESLSYCDFVFIPTVHNDHWWVYAFNFHSRELHVLDPLGHRRGKRNKIDKAMAVQVDHVYKILDKFGGVNSPPIKVVKQKLPIQLNGYDCGVLVLKYIELWNGMVDYDGKTMPEYNSDELQAFCQEMVCNWFLDARNAERENLLREFNFRGTTE, from the exons ATGAAAACAACTTCGGAAAAGAAAGAGTGGGACACGAAGGATTACTGTTCGTTTGCAAAAGATTTGATTCCATTTGAATCACTATCATATTGCGATTTT GTATTCATCCCAACGGTGCACAATGACCATTGGTGGGTCTACGCGTTTAATTTTCATAGTAGGGAATTGCATGTCTTGGACCCCCTCGGCCATAGAAGGGGAAAACGCAACAAAATTGATAAAGCCATG GCTGTGCAAGTTGACCATGTGTACAAAATTCTTGACAAGTTCGGTGGAGTGAATAGTCCCCCCATCAAAGTAGTCAAACAAAAACTTCCTATACAGCTAAACGG TTATGATTGTGGAGTATTGGTTTTGAAATATATTGAGTTGTGGAATGGTATGGTTGACTATGACGGGAAGACGATGCCTGAATACAACAGC gACGAGCTTCAAGCATTCTGTCAGGAAATGGTTTGTAATTGGTTCCTTGATGCACGTAATGCAGAACGAGAAAATTTGTTGAGGGAGTTCAACTTTCGTGGAACTACAGAATGA
- the LOC137827062 gene encoding putative ubiquitin-like-specific protease 1B isoform X1 gives MFFATGLFMVDQLQKNGRVQRFSFNPFFADRVIEEMKTTSEKKEWDTKDYCSFAKDLIPFESLSYCDFVFIPTVHNDHWWVYAFNFHSRELHVLDPLGHRRGKRNKIDKAMAVQVDHVYKILDKFGGVNSPPIKVVKQKLPIQLNGYDCGVLVLKYIELWNGMVDYDGKTMPEYNSDELQAFCQEMVCNWFLDARNAERENLLREFNFRGTTE, from the exons ATGTTCTTTGCAACGGGGTTGTTCATGGTTGATCAACTTCAAAAGAATGGAAGGGTCCAACGTTTTTCCTTTAACCCTTTTTTTGCT GATCGTGTTATTGAAGAAATGAAAACAACTTCGGAAAAGAAAGAGTGGGACACGAAGGATTACTGTTCGTTTGCAAAAGATTTGATTCCATTTGAATCACTATCATATTGCGATTTT GTATTCATCCCAACGGTGCACAATGACCATTGGTGGGTCTACGCGTTTAATTTTCATAGTAGGGAATTGCATGTCTTGGACCCCCTCGGCCATAGAAGGGGAAAACGCAACAAAATTGATAAAGCCATG GCTGTGCAAGTTGACCATGTGTACAAAATTCTTGACAAGTTCGGTGGAGTGAATAGTCCCCCCATCAAAGTAGTCAAACAAAAACTTCCTATACAGCTAAACGG TTATGATTGTGGAGTATTGGTTTTGAAATATATTGAGTTGTGGAATGGTATGGTTGACTATGACGGGAAGACGATGCCTGAATACAACAGC gACGAGCTTCAAGCATTCTGTCAGGAAATGGTTTGTAATTGGTTCCTTGATGCACGTAATGCAGAACGAGAAAATTTGTTGAGGGAGTTCAACTTTCGTGGAACTACAGAATGA
- the LOC137823738 gene encoding molybdopterin biosynthesis protein CNX1 isoform X1: MISVTHAIQTILNVSKRLPPLTVPLHDALGKVLAQDVRAPDPLPPYAASVKDGYAVIAADGPGEYPVVAESRAGDDALGVTLSPGTVAYVTTGGPIPEGADAVVQVENTEVVNDASDGTKRVRILVQTTKGNDIRPVGLDIEKDAMVLTSGERLGASEIGLLATVGVTMVKVYPAPTVAVLSTGDELVEPSTGHLSRGQIRDSNRAMLLAAAVQLQCKVLDLGIAKDDKESLGRILDKAFASGINILITSGGVSMGDKDFIKPLLEKRGKVHFDKVLIKPGKPFTFAEIDFPSTESKILAFGLPGNPASSLVCFYLFVVPAIRLLAGWTNPHHLRVQARLHQPIKTDSFRPEYHRASVIWTDNDGTGNPGFVAESTGHQVSSRLLSMKSANALLEFPATGRVVPAGTTVSAIIISDLRSMAFDENHMSSDAAFSLPGIKSHKITTDSSGDAEVRVAILTVSDTVAMGAGPDRSGPRAVSVINSSSERLGGARVVASAVVPDNVAKIQDILRRWSDIEQMDLIITLGGTGFTSRDLTPEATKPLIEKETPGLLYVMMQESLKVTPFAMLSRSAAGIRGSTLIINMPGNPNAVAECMGALLPALKHGLKQIRGDKKEKHPRHVPHVEAVPADVWEQSYRLATGDDVSCSCCKSVVKPGVRSDCRIAIEPCR; the protein is encoded by the exons ATGATCTCCGTCACTCACGCCATCCAAACAATCCTTAACGTCTCTAAACGTCTTCCTCCACTCACTGTGCCTCTTCACGATGCCCTAGGCAAGGTCCTCGCGCAAGACGTTCGCGCTCCCGATCCTCTCCCGCCCTACGCCGCCTCCGTCAAGGACGGTTACGCGGTGATCGCCGCCGATGGCCCCGGCGAATATCCAGTCGTTGCTGAGTCTAGAGCTGGAGACGACGCTCTTGGCGTCACTCTCTCCCCTGGAACTGTCGCTTACGTTACTACCGGAG GACCAATACCTGAAGGTGCTGATGCGGTTGTTCAGGTTGAGAATACGGAAGTTGTGAACGATGCCTCAGATGGGACTAAACGAGTCAGAATATTGGTACAAACCACCAAAGGGAATGATATACGTCCAGTG GGACTTGATATTGAGAAAGATGCAATGGTGTTGACATCTGGAGAAAGGCTTGGTGCTTCGGAAATTGGTTTGCTTGCTACGGTTGGTGTGACAATGGTTAAG GTTTATCCTGCTCCAACAGTTGCTGTTCTTTCTACTGGAGATGAGCTTGTAGAGCCAAGTACTGGGCATCTGAGTCGTGGTCAG ATTAGGGACTCTAATCGTGCCATGCTCCTGGCAGCTGCAGTACAACTTCAGTGCAAAGTTCTGGACCTTGGTATTGCTAAGGATGACAAAGAAAGTCTAGGAAGGATCTTGGATAAAGCTTTTGCTTCTggaattaatattcttataactTCAGGAGGTGTTTCAATGGGAGACAAGGATTTTATCAAGCCTTTGCTTGAAAAGCGAGGAAAAGTACATTTTGACAAG GTGCTTATTAAACCAGGCAAGCCATTTACATTTGCAGAGATTGACTTTCCGTCAACAGAAAGTAAAATTCTAGCTTTTGGACTACCAGGAAATCCTGCCAGTTCTTTAGTTTGCTTCTATCTCTTTGTGGTCCCTGCAATACGCCTCCTTGCAGGGTGGACAAATCCTCATCATTTGAG GGTACAAGCTCGACTTCATCAGCCCATAAAGACAGATTCGTTTAGACCTGAATATCATCGTGCTTCTGTTATATGGACTGACAATGATGGAACAGGCAATCCAGG TTTTGTTGCTGAGAGCACTGGTCATCAGGTAAGCAGTCGACTGCTAAGTATGAAGTCAGCTAATGCTTTGTTGGAGTTTCCAGCAACAGGAAGAGTAGTTCCTGCAGGGACCACTGTATCAGCTATCATAATTTCTGACCTAAGATCCATGGCTTTTGATGAGAATCATATGTCATCAGATGCGGCATTTTCTTTGCCAGGAATTAAATCACACAAAATAACTACTGATTCTTCAGGGGATGCTGAAGTCAGAGTGGCTATTCTTACAGTTAGTGATACAGTTGCTATGGGGGCTGGCCCAGATAGAAG TGGTCCCAGGGCAGTTTCTGTTATTAATTCTTCATCAGAAAGGCTAGGAGGAGCAAGAGTTGTAGCAAGTGCTGTTGTTCCAGATAATGTGGCAAAGATTCAGGACATTCTAAGAAGATGGAGTGACATTGAACAAATGGATCTCATAATTACTCTCG GGGGGACTGGCTTTACCTCACGAGATTTAACTCCAGAAGCTACAAAACCATTGATTGAGAAAGAAACACCTGGTCTTCTGTATGTAATGATGCAAGAGAGTTTAAAG GTGACCCCATTTGCAATGCTTTCTCGCTCTGCAGCTGGAATCAGAGGATCAACCTTG ATCATTAACATGCCTGGAAACCCTAATGCTGTTGCTGAGTGTATGGGAGCTTTACTGCCAGCGCTTAAGCATGGTCTGAAGCAGATCAGGGGAGACAAGAAAGAAAAGCATCCTCGTCACGTTCCACATGTcgaagcagttcctgcagatGTGTGGGAGCAGAGTTATAGGCTAGCCACTGGCGATGACGTCTCTTGTTCCTGTTGCAA ATCCGTTGTGAAACCTGGAGTGAGGAGTGATTGCAGAATCGCCATTGAACCTTGCAGATGA
- the LOC137823738 gene encoding molybdopterin biosynthesis protein CNX1 isoform X2, translating to MISVTHAIQTILNVSKRLPPLTVPLHDALGKVLAQDVRAPDPLPPYAASVKDGYAVIAADGPGEYPVVAESRAGDDALGVTLSPGTVAYVTTGGPIPEGADAVVQVENTEVVNDASDGTKRVRILVQTTKGNDIRPVGLDIEKDAMVLTSGERLGASEIGLLATVGVTMVKVYPAPTVAVLSTGDELVEPSTGHLSRGQIRDSNRAMLLAAAVQLQCKVLDLGIAKDDKESLGRILDKAFASGINILITSGGVSMGDKDFIKPLLEKRGKVHFDKVLIKPGKPFTFAEIDFPSTESKILAFGLPGNPASSLVCFYLFVVPAIRLLAGWTNPHHLRVQARLHQPIKTDSFRPEYHRASVIWTDNDGTGNPGFVAESTGHQVSSRLLSMKSANALLEFPATGRVVPAGTTVSAIIISDLRSMAFDENHMSSDAAFSLPGIKSHKITTDSSGDAEVRVAILTVSDTVAMGAGPDRSGPRAVSVINSSSERLGGARVVASAVVPDNVAKIQDILRRWSDIEQMDLIITLGGTGFTSRDLTPEATKPLIEKETPGLLYVMMQESLKVTPFAMLSRSAAGIRGSTLIINMPGNPNAVAECMGALLPALKHGLKQIRGDKKEKHPRHVPHVEAVPADVWEQSYRLATGDDVSCSCCK from the exons ATGATCTCCGTCACTCACGCCATCCAAACAATCCTTAACGTCTCTAAACGTCTTCCTCCACTCACTGTGCCTCTTCACGATGCCCTAGGCAAGGTCCTCGCGCAAGACGTTCGCGCTCCCGATCCTCTCCCGCCCTACGCCGCCTCCGTCAAGGACGGTTACGCGGTGATCGCCGCCGATGGCCCCGGCGAATATCCAGTCGTTGCTGAGTCTAGAGCTGGAGACGACGCTCTTGGCGTCACTCTCTCCCCTGGAACTGTCGCTTACGTTACTACCGGAG GACCAATACCTGAAGGTGCTGATGCGGTTGTTCAGGTTGAGAATACGGAAGTTGTGAACGATGCCTCAGATGGGACTAAACGAGTCAGAATATTGGTACAAACCACCAAAGGGAATGATATACGTCCAGTG GGACTTGATATTGAGAAAGATGCAATGGTGTTGACATCTGGAGAAAGGCTTGGTGCTTCGGAAATTGGTTTGCTTGCTACGGTTGGTGTGACAATGGTTAAG GTTTATCCTGCTCCAACAGTTGCTGTTCTTTCTACTGGAGATGAGCTTGTAGAGCCAAGTACTGGGCATCTGAGTCGTGGTCAG ATTAGGGACTCTAATCGTGCCATGCTCCTGGCAGCTGCAGTACAACTTCAGTGCAAAGTTCTGGACCTTGGTATTGCTAAGGATGACAAAGAAAGTCTAGGAAGGATCTTGGATAAAGCTTTTGCTTCTggaattaatattcttataactTCAGGAGGTGTTTCAATGGGAGACAAGGATTTTATCAAGCCTTTGCTTGAAAAGCGAGGAAAAGTACATTTTGACAAG GTGCTTATTAAACCAGGCAAGCCATTTACATTTGCAGAGATTGACTTTCCGTCAACAGAAAGTAAAATTCTAGCTTTTGGACTACCAGGAAATCCTGCCAGTTCTTTAGTTTGCTTCTATCTCTTTGTGGTCCCTGCAATACGCCTCCTTGCAGGGTGGACAAATCCTCATCATTTGAG GGTACAAGCTCGACTTCATCAGCCCATAAAGACAGATTCGTTTAGACCTGAATATCATCGTGCTTCTGTTATATGGACTGACAATGATGGAACAGGCAATCCAGG TTTTGTTGCTGAGAGCACTGGTCATCAGGTAAGCAGTCGACTGCTAAGTATGAAGTCAGCTAATGCTTTGTTGGAGTTTCCAGCAACAGGAAGAGTAGTTCCTGCAGGGACCACTGTATCAGCTATCATAATTTCTGACCTAAGATCCATGGCTTTTGATGAGAATCATATGTCATCAGATGCGGCATTTTCTTTGCCAGGAATTAAATCACACAAAATAACTACTGATTCTTCAGGGGATGCTGAAGTCAGAGTGGCTATTCTTACAGTTAGTGATACAGTTGCTATGGGGGCTGGCCCAGATAGAAG TGGTCCCAGGGCAGTTTCTGTTATTAATTCTTCATCAGAAAGGCTAGGAGGAGCAAGAGTTGTAGCAAGTGCTGTTGTTCCAGATAATGTGGCAAAGATTCAGGACATTCTAAGAAGATGGAGTGACATTGAACAAATGGATCTCATAATTACTCTCG GGGGGACTGGCTTTACCTCACGAGATTTAACTCCAGAAGCTACAAAACCATTGATTGAGAAAGAAACACCTGGTCTTCTGTATGTAATGATGCAAGAGAGTTTAAAG GTGACCCCATTTGCAATGCTTTCTCGCTCTGCAGCTGGAATCAGAGGATCAACCTTG ATCATTAACATGCCTGGAAACCCTAATGCTGTTGCTGAGTGTATGGGAGCTTTACTGCCAGCGCTTAAGCATGGTCTGAAGCAGATCAGGGGAGACAAGAAAGAAAAGCATCCTCGTCACGTTCCACATGTcgaagcagttcctgcagatGTGTGGGAGCAGAGTTATAGGCTAGCCACTGGCGATGACGTCTCTTGTTCCTGTTGCAA ATGA
- the LOC137826520 gene encoding inactive protein RESTRICTED TEV MOVEMENT 2-like, producing the protein MASSTQPASGVVYDDFEPLYEWVREERLVKVMLPGFRRDQLKVQVTSKPTLRLIGERVIVQNRWRRFNLELPIQSDYDTDDVTAKFEGSTLSIKFGKLSPNKPKESAPTPPQKIEQQKQDTPKAEAKTNGEVSADQKPPQKEEEAKANGSSETKEETPSAPKTRPVSRTKTRLIDFALGSGNQVDDEVNGDSDAGRNKCKKIVKWMVLIYAVVALVALGLYAKNAFISNGESETELFFQEL; encoded by the exons ATGGCTTCAAGTACACAGCCAGCATCTGGTGTTGTCTACGATGACTTTGAACCACTCTATGAATGGGTTAGAGAAGAAAGGCTTGTCAAAGTAATGCTACCAG GTTTTAGAAGGGATCAATTGAAGGTTCAAGTGACCTCCAAGCCTACCCTAAGGCTAATAGGTGAACGAGTGATCGTTCAGAACAGATGGCGTCGTTTCAACTTAGAATTGCCCATTCAGTCTGATTATGACACCGACGATGTCACTGCCAAGTTTGAGGGTTCCACTCTATCAATCAAATTTGGAAAACTCTCACCCAATAAGCCCAAGGAATCAGCACCAACTCCACCACAGAAGATTGAACAGCAAAAACAAGATACCCCAAAAGCAGAAGCAAAAACCAATGGTGAAGTCTCTGCAGACCAGAAGCCACCCCAGAAGGAGGAAGAAGCCAAGGCTAATGGCTCAAGTGAGACAAAAGAAGAAACCCCATCAGCCCCTAAAACTAGGCCTGTTTCAAGAACCAAAACTAGGCTGATAGATTTTGCACTCGGTTCTGGAAATCAGGTTGATGATGAAGTGAACGGAGATTCTGACGCAGGGAGAAACAAGTGCAAGAAAATTGTGAAATGGATGGTGCTAATCTATGCGGTTGTGGCCCTTGTAGCGCTTGGTCTTTATGCTAAAAATGCATTCATATCCAATGGAGAATCAGAAACAGAATTGTTCTTCCAAGAGCTgtga
- the LOC137825375 gene encoding protein MAIN-LIKE 1-like, producing MSILRLQEKHVTKYVWEGNERLLRPIRHASWVLKHEDILDQRVKRLIDHSGFGHLLKFKHIDFNHVLITALVERWRTNTHTFHFPLGETTVILEDVELILGLPIDGQVVTGITSGDLISFYNQLLGFIPPSTAVKGNAIKLSWLNNTFQELPHNATDDVIAQHARAHILTLIGSLLMPDSSGSKTFNVSIIVGRLEQRKELQLGCWAWERITCISPQLQPLTDEEVQQGVGFPSRWTRRMHGTHIGGTIVPQIRAIFDGIKVKEFLWTPRLITIEVSPTARVVVPLICFATVEFHQVDRVMRQFGFRQSIPSDPFNLDQLHKEDMRGRIDRYWPQYHVAWIAMWNDRHNLHDNSNGNLHEFNGNQFNGNGNLHDNSTYMQWYINHTIRYITPIQSSFDDDN from the exons ATGTCTATATTGCGACTCCAAGAGAAACATGTTACTAAATACGTATGGGAAGGTAATGAAAGACTATTGAGACCCATAAGACATGCAAGTTGGGTACTAAAGCATGAGGATATACTTGACCAACGAGTCAAACGGTTAATTGATCATTCTGGTTTTGgacatttgttaaaatttaagcACATTGACTTCAACCATGTACTAATTACAGCATTAGTGGAAAGATGGAGAACAAACACTCATACCTTTCACTTTCCTCTCGGTGAAACAACTGTTATTTTGGAAGATGTGGAATTAATATTGGGTTTACCTATTGATGGGCAGGTTGTCACCGGGATTACTAGTGGTGATTTAATATCTTTCTATAACCAGTTGCTCGGATTTATACCACCCTCAACAGCGGTAAAAGGAAATGCAATTAAGTTGTCTTGGCTTAACAACACTTTTCAGGAACTGCCACATAATGCAACCGATGATGTTATTGCTCAACATGCTCGAGCCCACATATTAACACTTATTGGGAGTCTATTGATGCCTGATTCTTCAGGTAGTAAGACATTTAATGTATCTATTATTGTTGGCAGACTTGAACAACGTAAGGAATTACAGTTGGGG TGTTGGGCATGGGAACGCATAACATGCATTTCTCCACAACTTCAACCATTGACCGATGAAGAAGTTCAACAAGGAGTTGGTTTCCCCTCTCG GTGGACTCGGAGGATGCATGGGACGCACATAGGAGGAACCATTGTTCCACAAATACGAGCAATATTTGATGGCATTAAAGTTAAAGAG TTTCTTTGGACTCCACGCTTGATCACTATTGAGGTTTCCCCAACTGCACGGGTTGTAGTTCCTCTCATATGTTTTGCAACTGTTGAATTTCATCAGGTTGATAGGGTTATGCGTCAATTTGGATTTCGACAGAGTATTCCAAGTGACCCATTCAACCTCGATCAACTTCACAAAGAGGATATGAGAGGACGAATTGATCGATACTGGCCACAATATCATGTCGCATGGATAGCTATGTGGAATGACCGTCATAATTTGCATGACAACTCAAATGGCAATTTGCATGAGTTTAACGGAAATCAGTTTAACGGAAATGGAAATTTGCATGACAACTCAACATACATGCAATGGTACATCAACCATACTATCCGCTACATCACGCCTATACAATCATCGTTTGATGATGAT AATTAG